A single genomic interval of Carassius carassius chromosome 24, fCarCar2.1, whole genome shotgun sequence harbors:
- the LOC132103222 gene encoding regulator of chromosome condensation-like → MPAKKAVKRHTIAAPEDSTVVKKLKASHSSHGQEKGLVLVLGQGDVGQLGLGEDVLERKKPALVTLPEGIVQAVAGGMHTVCLSDTGNIYTFGCNDEGALGRDASEEGSEMVPAKVDLGEKVVQVSAGDSHTAALTEEGVVYVWGSFRDNNGVIGLLEPMKKCTFPVKFPLDKPVVKIVSGNDHLVMLTVNGELYTSGCGEQGQLGRVAEHFANRGGRKGLMRLLEPQMVIIKPRGKVVFTDVFCGAYFTFAVSKEGHVYGFGLSNYHQLGTQSTNTCFAPVKLSSFKNSTTSWVGFSGGQHHTLCLNSEGQVCSLGRAEYGRLGLGKDPGEKSEPTLVSGISDVQMVACGASVSYAVTKQGSVFSWGMGTNLQLGTGEEEDEWSPVEMAGKQLENRVVLSVSSGGQHTVLLVKEKQES, encoded by the exons ATGCCTGCAAAAAAAGCTGTGAAGAGACATACAATTGCAGCACCTGAGGACTCAACGGTAGTGAAAAAACTAAAAG CCTCGCACAGTAGTCATGGGCAGGAGAAGGGCCTAGTGCTTGTTCTGGGGCAGGGAGATGTTGGGCAGCTTGGCCTGGGAGAGGATGTGCTGGAGAGGAAGAAACCAGCTCTGGTGACACTTCCTGAGGGGATTGTGCAGGCCGTGGCTGGAGGCATGCACACAGTCTGCCTCAGCGACACTGGAAAC ATTTATACATTTGGCTGTAATGATGAGGGCGCGCTGGGCCGTGACGCATCAGAGGAGGGCTCCGAGATGGTGCCAGCTAAGGTGGACCTTGGTGAAAAAGTGGTGCAGGTTTCTGCTGGGGACAGTCACACAGCTGCCCTCACAGAGGAGGGGGTCGTCTATGTCTGGGGCTCTTTTAGA GACAATAACGGTGTCATTGGACTCCTGGAGCCCATGAAAAAATGCACATTTCCCGTCAAATTTCCTTTAGATAAGCCTGTGGTTAAAATAGTCTCAG GTAACGACCACTTGGTGATGCTGACTGTGAATGGTGAGCTGTACACCTCAGGATGTGGAGAACAAGGACAGCTGGGCCGTGTGGCTGAGCACTTTGCAAACCGCGGAGGCAGAAAGGGATTGA tgaggCTGCTGGAGCCGCAGATGGTTATCATTAAGCCACGGGGTAAGGTCGTTTTCACCGATGTCTTCTGTGGCGCGTACTTCACCTTTGCTGTGTCTAAAGAGGGGCACGTCTATGGATTTGGCCTTTCCAATTACCACCAGCTTG GTACCCAAAGCACAAATACCTGCTTTGCTCCTGTGAAACTCAGTTCTTTCAAGAACTCCACCACATCCTGGGTGGGTTTCTCTGGGGGGCAGCATCACACACTGTGCCTGAATTCAGAAG GACAAGTATGCAGTCTTGGTCGGGCAGAGTATGGTCGTCTGGGCCTGGGGAAGGATCCAGGGGAGAAGAGTGAGCCCACACTTGTTTCTGGGATCAGTGACGTTCAGATGGTTGCCTGTGGTGCCTCTGTGAGCTACGCTGTCACCAAACAAG GCTCGGTGTTTTCCTGGGGCATGGGCACAAACCTGCAGCTGGGTAcaggagaggaggaggatgaatgGAGCCCAGTGGAGATGGCAGGCAAGCAGCTGGAGAACCGTGTAGTGCTATCGGTGTCCAGTGGAGGGCAGCACACTGTCCTGCTGGTCAAAGAAAAGCAGGAGAGCTGA